The Oleiphilus messinensis DNA segment CACCTAACAGTACAATCGAGGAGTACATAGCTCTAATTGAGGCGCTACCAGAAGATGACAAGCGTATAGGTGAGATTCTAGTAGGGTGCGGTGCCATTTCAAGCGAGACTCTCTGCAAAGCATTGCAAGTCCAGGAGAATGAGACCAAGAGTAGCAATCAGAGCCGTAAAATAGGTGAAGTGCTTGTTGAAAGCAGTGGCCTCCCAGAGAAGGTAGTTAATGCAGCAGCAGAAAAGCAAGAAGATACGAAAGAAAGAAAGAAACCTTCTTCACAGTTAATACGAATCGATGCAGACCGCTTGGATCACCTAATAAATCTTATTGGCGAACTAGTGATCAACCGACAAAGGGTAAACCTATTGGCAGGAGAAACGCGCCATGAGTCTCTTATCGAAGCTGTTGGTGATTTAGAAAACTTCACTGAACAGCTACGTGATGCAGCACTGAATCTGCGGATGGTTCAAATAGGCTCGACCTTTCAGAAGTTTAAGCGAATTGTTCGAGATACTGCACAGGAACTTGGCAAGGATATTAATCTAATACTAGAGGGGACTGAAACGGAACTAGATCGCCTAATGGTTGAAAAACTTGGTGATCCGCTTACCCACATCATTCGCAATGCCATAGACCACGGAATTGAAGCCAAGGAGCAACGTCTTGCAAATGGTAAAAGCGAGACTGGCACTATTAAAATGGCTGCTTTTCACGAAGCAGGCAGCATAGTGATCGAAGTGAGTGACGATGGAGGAGGTATAGCTCCTGAAAAAATTCGAGCCAAAGCTGTCATCAAAGAAATAATCTCCGAAGATGCAAATTTATCAGATCAAGAGTTATTGCATTTGGTGTTTCATCCAGGTTTTTCTACCGCCGAAAGTGTCACTAACCTTTCTGGTCGGGGAGTTGGAATGGATGTAGTGAAACGAAATGTCGAAGCACTTCAGGGCACTATTGATATTAACAGCAAGGTTGGCTTTGGCACTCGATTTCAAATTCGATTACCTCTAACACTAGCTATTATTGATGGGTTTCACGTTCAGAGTGGAAACACACACTTCATAGTTCCTCAATCCTCTGTCGTGGAATGTACAGACCTCGGATCCCACGAAAAAATGGAAAACCGCAACTGTATTAACGTAAGAGGAGAAATGATTCCCTTTATCAAACTTGGGGATGTTTTCAAGATTTCACCATCTGAAGGAGAGACCGCAAGCTATTTGTATAGAGAAGGTAAGTCAGCCTCTTCGCATACAGAGAATTTAGTAATTGCGCGCTACGGCGAATTTACTGCTGGTATTGTCGCCGACCAACTCCATGGAGAAATTCAGACAGTCGTCAAGCCGCTAGGCCCAATATTCAAACCCCTTAGAGGAATTGGCGGATCAACCTTACTTGGCAATGGTGAAATAGCTTTCATACTGGATATCCCCCAATTGATTGAATCAGTGATTTCCAATGAAGGTACAACGTTCACCGTAAACGAATGAAATAGCTATCACGTAATTACTATAGGAGTTCCGTTGTGTCAAAAGACTCTAGCCCTGACAGATCTATCGACGAACCTAAAAACAGAAGACAGTTCCTTACCTTTTGTTTGAATAATGAATATTTTGGTATGGAACTACATCAGACCAGAGAGATACTCGAGTACTCAGATGTCACAGATGTACCTTTGATGCCAGGTTTCATGAGCGGAGTAATAAACCTTCGCGGAGAAGTGGTACCAGTCATTGATCTTGCAATCAGACTCGGTAGAGATCCAATTAAACTGCACAAGCGAACATGTATTGTCATCATTGAACTCCACAGTTACGAACAAAAACATGTGCTCGGCTTACTTGTCGATTCGGTAAGTGAAGTTGTTGAACTTGATACCTCTGATGTTGAGGAAGCACCTGCTTTTGGTGCAAACATACGGGCTGAATTTATCCTGGGCATTGCCAAAAAAGAGGAGCAATTTGTGATCTTATTAGATGCTGAAAAAACATTGTCTCCTATCGAGTTGGCCAGTCTTGTAGAAGCAGAGTTTCAAGCGACAGAAGATTAATAAAACGACTTAATAAACTTGAATAGAGGACACCGACATGTTAACAAAAATAGGACTCAAGATAAGAATAATTTTCTTAGGATTGTTAATCACCTCAGCGCTTACTTTTCTGGGCGTGACATCGATTTCTGAACTAGGTGAATATCATAACTCGACTAAGCGAAATTTTGATGCTGTGACATCCAACGTCGCTATACTGAAGGAGGTCAATCACGCTCACCTTGTTTTTAAAACACAAGTACAAGAATGGAAGAATGTGCTACTTCGTGGCAATGACCAAAAGCAATATGACAAATACTATAAGCGTTTCCTGAACTCTTCAGACAAAGTTCAAGGCGCTTTATCAAAAGCGATTGAGCACTCTCAAAGCATTGGCCTAGATACATCAAAGTTAGAAACAGTTAAAAAGAATCATGCCGATCTGCGCACAGCCTATACCAAAGCCATCAAGGAATTTGATGAGAAGGATAAATTAGCTGGGCAAAAAGTTGATAAACTGGTCAAAGGTGTAGACCGACCTACGAGTCAAACCATGAAAGAGGTAACAGAGGAAACGGAAACTGCTTTCTACGAGTTAATCGAAAGCACCGGCGTATCAATGGAATCTGATTATTCCGATATAAAGCAGGCCTCTATAATAGTGATGGTGATTGCGTCAGTTTTTGTAATTTTGGTTATGATCTGGATCTTTTGGGATCTTCTAAAGACTCTAGGCGGTGAACCAAGTTATGCAGCTCGAGTAGTCGACAGCGTAGCCAACGGCAATCTTGATATCAGGATAGATCTACACCCTAAAGATAAGCGTTCCTTGCTTTTCAGAATCGACAACATGAAAGAGCAACTAACTCAGGTGATTCAGGAAGTTCGTTCTTCAGCCGATTCACTTGCATCTGCGTCAGAAGAAGTCAGCTCTACATCTCAATCTTTAGCTAAGGGCGCTTCAGTTCAGTCAGCGAGTGTTGAGCAAACATCTGCTTCTGTTGAAGAGATGTCAGCATCCATTGCTCAAAACAATGAGAACGCTAGTATTACCGACGGCATGGCGCAAAAAGCAGCTAACGAAGCAAAAACCGGTGGCAAAGCAGTTTCTGAAACTGTTGAAGCTATGCAGAAAATTGCAGACCGCATCAGCATTGTTGATGATATTGCCTATCAAACGAACTTATTAGCTCTCAATGCAGCGATAGAGGCTGGACGAGCAGGAGATCACGGAAAAGGATTCGCTGTAGTAGCCTCTGAAGTTCGTAAGCTTGCCGAGCGTAGCCAGGTTGCAGCCCAAGAAATAAGTGAATTGGCGAAAGAGAGCGTTAAGCTTGCTGAGTCAGCAGGAAATTCACTCGAAGAGATAGTCCCGTCCATAAACAAAACCGCCGACCTTGTTCAAGAAATTGCCGCAGCATCTTCAGAGCAAACCTCAGGTGTTCAACAAATAAATTCTGCGATCAGTCAAGTTAGTCAAACGATGCAACAAAATGCGGCGGCTTCAGAAGAATTAAGTTCTACATCCGAAGAAATGAGCGCACAAGCTATGCGCTTACAAGAATCCGTTAGTTATTTCTCTCTAAATAAATCTCCCAAGTCTTCTCAAGCTCCTTTTACTACTTCGACACAGAATCAAACAGAACAATCAAACGATTTAAATAGTCATCGACCTGGAAACCCTCAAGATGAGGATGACCAGAACTTTGTAAGTTACAGCTAAGAAACATTTTGATGCGTTTGCATGAGGCTAGCAACCAGTTAAATATACCAAGTATAGAAGAGTTTTGCTTATTCCAGCAATTTATTCTCAAGGAGCTTGGTATATCTCTGCAACCTCAAAAAAGAGCAATGCTTGGCCATAGGCTTTCCAAGAGATTATGTCATTTGAAGCTGGATTCGTTTAGGGACTATTATTCATTGATAACCGATCGCTGTAACTCAGATGAAAAGCAAATTGCACTCGACCTCATTACGACCAATGAGACCTACTTCTTTCGAGAACCGAAGCACTTTGATTTCCTTTCAGAAATGATACTACATACTTACCCTAAGACTCGTCCTTTCAGGGTGTGGAGCGCTGCCTGCTCAACTGGTGAAGAGCCCTATAGCATAGCAATGTTACTGGAAGATAAGTGCCCCGCCACGTGGTCATTGTTAGCTACAGACGTAAATTGCACCGTTCTAAAAAGCGCAAGAAGGGCTATATACCTGGATTCTCGCATGTCAGAATTGTCGCCACAATATAGAAGAAGATTCTGCCTAAAAGGGCAGAATGCGTTCTCGAACCATCTTCGAATCTCTCCCGATTTACGGACAAAGGTACAGTTCAGACACCTAAATTTACTAGATGATTTCAAAGGTATAGGAAAATTTGAGCTAATTTTTTTGCGAAACGTACTAATCTATTTTGATGAATCACTTAAACGCAAAATTATTCTAAAGATAATGACTCATCTGGTTCCAGGGGGATATTTGTTCGTAGGGCACTCTGAAAGTTTTCACGGTATTCATCCTAAGCTAAAAACAATACAGCCCGCTATCATGCAATTTGAGCCAGATATTGCTTCATGATTGCGCTTACTAAATACGTTATATCCCATAGAACAATCTTATGACACTCAGACCATATGTTAATACTCAGGCTTAACTACGAAATTTTGAAAGCCTAGGAGTCTGTCGGATTATTCACATCAAATCGGTTAATATAGAAGATCCCAAAAACACAAATAAGACGAACAAATATGGCTGTTCAGTTTAAACAATTAGACAGAAAAACTCCTTATTTACTACCCCCAAGCGTACAAGACTATTTGCCCGAAGATCACTTGGCCTGTTTTGTCGTTGAAATTGTCGAACAACTGGATTTAAGCGCATTCACTGATGTTTATTCTGGCAGAGGAAAAAAGCCTTATCATCCAGCCATGCTGGTCGCACTATTATTCTATGGCTATGCCACCGGCGTTTTCTCAAGCCGGAAGTTGGAGAAAGCAGCATACGATTCCATTGCTGTGCGCTACATCTGCGCAAATTCTTATCCCGATCACGACACGATTGCCACCTTTCGCAAGCGGTTTCTAAAAGAAATCGAGGGATTGTTTGTCGATATTCTACTAATCGCTGAAACGATGGGGTTACTGAAGCTGGGCACTGTAAGCCTTGACGGTACTAAAATCAAAGCCAACGCCAGCAAGCACAAGGCACTGAGCTGGGAATATGCCAACAAGCTGGAAGAGCAGCTTAAGGCGGAAGTTGTAGAACTGATGCAAAAGGCTGAAGAGGCCGACAACGCTACGCTACCTGAAGAGATGAACGTGCCTGAAGAGTTGGCGCGCCGCGAGCAGCGATTGAACACCATTGCGCAAGCCAAGAAGAAAATTCAGGCCCGCGCCAAAGAGCGCTTTGAACGTGAACAAGCCGCATATGAAGAAAAGGTGGAACGGCGCAAATGCTATGAGGAAGAGACGGGAAAAAAGCCTAGAGGGCGTCAACCTGTCGCCCCTTCTGAAGGGCCGCTGCCCAAGGATCAAGTTAATCTAACAGATGAAGAGTCGCGCATTATGCCGACACAGGGCGGCTTTGAGCAGGCTTACAACGCTCAGGCAGGTGTTGATATTGAAACGTATCTCATTGTGGAGCAGCATCTGAGTCAGTCCCCAAATGACAAACTGGAAGTCTCTTCCACGCTGGAGAATCTTGATCAGTTACCGGAGAGCCTGGGGGCGGTTCGTCAACTGCTTGCCGATACGGGTTACTTTAGCGAAGCCAATACCGAGAAATGTGAATCGGCAGGTGTTGAGCCCTTAATACCCGAAAAACGCCATCACCACAATTTGCCGCTTAAGGAACGCTTAGCCGAAGATCAGGAAGCGCCAGAGAATCCGACAGCAGTTGCGGCGATGAAACACCGCTTGCAAACCAAGGCAGGTCGAGAGGCATACGGCCAAAGGAAGTCCACCGTAGAAACGGTCTTTGGAATAATTAAGCATGTTCTTGGTTTTCGTCAATTTTTACTGAGGGGTTTTGATTCAGTGCAGAGTGAATGGAGTTTAGTGTGTCTCGCTTGGAATCTGAAGCGAATTCATGCGTTAAAGGTGGCTTAAGGTCGTAAACAAAAGCTTTGTAGGAAGCATTTTTCGTTTCCAAAGCTATCGAAAAGCCCCGGACTTAGATATATGCTCGATCAACTAAAATTCAACCGGCTATGTGACTGAGGATGGTTTGAGTTTTGCCAATCCGACAGACTCCTAGCAACCCTTTTCTACAGGCATGAATTATGAGTATTGAAGTTTTAGTTGTTGATGACTCTGCTGTTGTTCGGCAAGTAATAAGTAAAATCTTGAACAAAGCTAAGGATATAAACGTTTATGATGTCGCTTCCGATCCTGTCTTTGCCTTAGGGAAAATGGAGAAAAAATGGCCAGATATCATTGTTCTAGATATCGAAATGCCACGTATGGATGGCATCACTTTTCTCAGAAAAATAATGATCGATAGGCCGACGCCAGTGGTAATTTGCTCTTCATTGGCAGTGAAAGGTACCGAGCTAAGCTTGAATGCGCTAGCAGCCGGAGCTGTCGATATCATTACCAAGCCAGAACTAGGTATAAAGGGCTTTTTGGAAGATGCGGAAAAACAAATTCAGCATACTGTGCGCAACGCCGCAAAAGCTAATGTAAGTACGCGTGATGCAAAGCTGATTCGCTCAGTTAAGACTAAACCACCTGAAGAAAATATACTCCCTGATCTAACAGGCATGTCGAAGACGACTGATAGAGTTATTGCGATTGGAACATCAACAGGAGGAGTCCAAGCTCTGGAAGTAGTGTTAACAGCCCTCCCGAGAACATGCCCCGGCATCGTGATTGTTCAGCATATGCCAGAGAAGTTTACTGAGGCTTTTGCTAATCGACTTAACAGTATATGTGCAATTGAAGTAATAGAAGCCCGTTCTGGAGATAGAATAATTCCAGGCCGAGCTCTAATTGCACCGGGAGGTAAACACATAGAAGTAGAACGTTCTGGAGCACAATATATTACCAGAGTCTTTTCGGGTCCGGCCGTAAACCGGCACTGCCCTTCAGTTGATGTATTGTTTCGGTCCGTAGCCAAACATGTAAAACAAAATGCGACGGGCATCATAATGACGGGAATGGGAGATGATGGCGCTCAAGGTTTGCTAGCCATGCAGAGCGCCGGGGCACAAACAATAGCTCAAGATGAAGCATCTTGTGTTGTATTTGGAATGCCAAAAGAGGCTATCAAGCTTGGGGCGGTAAACTTTGAAATCAGTCTCGACCAAATTGCAGATAAAATATAAAGCTAACTGAATATATAAAAGTTAAAAGATTAGCATAAAGGATTTGAGGCTTAATTAGTGGATTGCCGGTTTGGCTTATGAGGCTCCTCATTCTCTTGAGTGCCATCTCAATTGACTTACCTGTAGCTATTCTATACAAGCCAAAATCTCATGCATCTTTACCTCTTAAAATAGAGACAATCGGCGCAGTGCTTTAATGCTAGTGGGGAAGAATTCCATTCTCAGAAGAAGATATATCCGTAACAGGGGCAACTATGAGCGATATAGATTCAGATAATGATGACTCGTCAGTAGAATATACATTGGATTTTTTGGTGGGATTAAGTCATTTGTTCTTGCGACATTCGAAATACCACTATCTAGGGTCTGATATGAATGTGAACGACTTTTGACGGCCAATACATCTGTTGCAATAACAAGACATTATCTGCTATCAGAGCTATAGCTGACCTTTCAAAAAGGATTAATAGACGGCCGCTTTGTGAAGCAACCTGCCATCCGATATAGAAAAATATTAAGTTATTACAGACGATAATTTGGAGTTTGAAGCTAGGGATATGTTCAAAAACATCAATAAAAGAGATCAGCTTATATGTATCGCTGCAGGGAAAGTCAGCAAGACACCCACCTTCTTTGTAAATAAAAAGGCCCTGGAGTCGTTTGGTCCAGATCAACTATACCAGCTTATTGTCGACGAAATTAATAAGGCCAATTAGCATAGAGTTATTTTCGAGTTGCGCCTCAAACCGTTACATTAATTAAACCACCGGGGCGATATTCTAGGTCAAAAGAAGAAGTATTGTAGTCATTATCGGCTCTCTCACTTTCCTCCGTGGCGGCGATAGACCGATATTTCTCTGTCAATGTACTCGATTCTATTTGCTGCCCTATCTGGGCTACTTGGTAGTCTTGAGGGCTTGGGTCTGAAGGCGCTAAAGCAACTCGTTGTATTAGCTTGGCTCTGAGTAGTTTAGTCTCGGGGTCGTTGTCTACAATATTTGTTCTTATCTCAACATCACCGCTTGATGTGTAAAGCTGTCCATCGGGAGACATCGTTTTCTGGATGTTCGATGGACCAGTTATGCTTCCACCTATACTTTTGTGGGCGCGAATGTGCGCATTGACTGCTTGTTCCTTTTCAGCTAGCTGTTGTGACTTAGCTTCGGAAGACGGGACTTTTGTGAACTGACTAAACTGAGAGATTTGCAAAACAAACCTCCTTATTAAAGCGCTATATAAGTCTTAGTATAGACCTGCCTGATTAATATTTGTACAGGTTTCGGTGAATTTTGTTTTTCAGTTGTTCGTTAAGTCTCCTGGATTAAGAGCTGAGATGAATCTTGCGCCTGCCTTCAGTAGAAAATTTTTACAAGGCATTCTATTTATATGAGCTATAAAAGGTCTATTTGTTATGAATTAAGTGATTTCCAACGAAATTGCCGATAACGATAAAGCAAGTTGGCGTACCACCAAACACCGGGCGTTAAAAGACCAGCCTCTATTTCTACCTCATCGGTGTATAAGCTGGTGGCCCCTTTATTCATAGATGATATTTTGATCCGGTGCTTCCATTTGGAAACGATACCACCTTGCTCTTCAGTTATGATTTCTAGTTCAGTATCGCTTACCTTTAAAAAGTGGATCTGATGACTCCACGCGGGAATTAGCCCAAAAAATCGTAAGCGGCTGATGACAGTCGTACCCTCAACCCACTCAGCTGGAAAGTGATCGCTGTCAGAAAATGATAGGAGTCCTTTTGTTATGAAGGTCAACGTACTGCTTTTCTTAACTAGCTGCCATGCGTTGTCAGCTGAAATATTAAACTCTGATGTAATAGTAGCTTTCACTAATTTGCCCTTGTTTACTTGACGGAGCTTAGATGATAAAACCTATAGCAGCTAGAGGGTCAAGTATTTAAGCCTTTTGGTGATTCTATGTGTTTAGCCAGCTAAAGCGAGCAACCGAAATGAGCCAAACAATTAGCAAACTGGCAAAGAAGTTCAATATAAGTGTAGAAACCGTGCGCTTCTATGAGCGTAAGGGGCTTATTACGCAACCTGAAAAGCCAACGGATGGGTATCGTCACTATCCAGAAGAAACTGCTCATCGAATCCGGTTTATCCAACGCTCTAAAGATCTAGGATTTACCTTAGATGAAATTGCTCACTTACTAAGCTTAGCGGACTCACCTTGCAGCCAAGTGCAAGCACTTGCTGAAGATAAATTAGCTATGGTGCAGTCTAAAATGAAAGGCCTTAAACGTTTGGAAAAGGCACTCGAGGCTTTGCTTTCGCAGTGTAATGAAAATGATGATGACACTCATTGCCCCATCATCGACTCTCTCCAACCTTAATATCATTTCGCGTCTTGACTCCGTACCTATATACGGAGTTTATAATTTTCAATAAGCAGAATGAAGCCTTTAAGCGGAGATGTTTATGTTCAACAATCACACTAACTGGTCGATTATAGGAGGTGTTGCGGCTGCAATTGGTGCCAGTTTATGTTGCGCGGGGCCACTCATTTTACTGTCTATTGGTGTAAGCGGAGCCTGGATTGCTAATCTAACTGTCTTGGAACCTTACAGGCCTTATTTTATTGTTGCTGTAGTCGCATTGTTAAGTTGGGCAGGCTGGCAAGTGTTTAAGCCTATCTCGCAGTGCAAACCTGGTACCGCATGTGCTTTACCTGCAACCCGTAAAAAACGACAGCTTATATTTATACTTGCCCTCATTGTAGCAGTAGGGTTCGTCAGCAGCCCTTATTGGATTCCGTTGTTTGCCTAACTAAAGAGAGACACTATGAAAAATCTAATTGTTGTATCACTCGCGTTCTTGTTTAGTAGTTTTGTGCTAGCAGAAGAACAAAAGACAACTCTGCATATACCTTCGATGAACTGTAGTATGTGCCCCATTACGGTCAAAAAGGCACTAGAGAATGTCAAGGGTGTATCCAAGGCTGAAGTAAGCTATGACACAAAACAAGCCGTCGTTATGTTTGATAACAAGCAAACCAAGATCGAGACACTAATCAATGCAACGACGAATGCAGGTTACCCATCACAATTAAAGGGGGAGGTTTCTGATGAGTAATTCCGTCGTCCTAGAATCAGAACTGACCTGTCCCGAATGCGGGCACAAAAAACTCGAAACCATGCCGACTGATGCTTGTCAGTGGTTTTATGAATGCGAACAATGCCACACACTATTAAAGCCGAAAGCTGGAGACTGTTGCGTCTATTGCTCATACGGTACTTTGCCTTGCCCGCCAATACAACAAGATCAAAGCTGTTGTTCATAAAGTTTATAAGTGATGGTTCCCCAATAGGTATAGCTTTGTGCTCTTTTCGTAAGTCTGCCACACGCAAATTTTGGCTGAATAATCCCTATCTTTATATGACTGCTCAGCGGCAACTTTGCGGACTTTTAAGTCAGCGACGTATTGTCTGGCTATGTCGAACCCTGAATTCAAAACTGTAAGATCGGGTTCGAGCCGATACAGAGAAAGGTGTTACAGAGAAAGGTGTTACAGAGAAAGGCTTGATAATCGAGTTAGTTAGGCTCGATTATCAAGAAAATGTTCACCCAAGAACATTCTGAACTCTATTGGCGGGCTAGGTCTCTGTCAAATATTTCTGATCTCTAGATAGCCCTAACACCCTTTTACTAACCATTGTGGCACTCTATCGCTCAGAAAAACTTTTTCATCCTCACTCAAATACTCTATTACTCTTTCCGGTTGTTGCGACAACAGAGGGGCTGGGTGCCTGTAGTATGAGGCCCCTATACCAAAAAGCTCCTCCATTAAAAGAAGCGTAATTGATGAGGTTTGCGCCTTACCTTTCTTCATGAATGGTCTGATCCGTTTCCCTGAATCTTTATATTCCAGGTGAAACTGATAGGCTTTCTGGATAAACCGCTCTAGGTTAGCTCCACCATCACCTTTCAAGTAGTAAAATCTATCTTCGATTGGGTCTGAATCATTCACTGCTCGCCATAGCAGCATGAATGTCTCTGGAATACTTCTTTGGCTCAAGATTTCCACAAGATACTGGTAGATCGCATCACAATTTTTATAATCTGAAATATCTAATGAAGAAAGCTCTGTTAGAAACATCATGCATTCATCGACTAATACCTGAGCCAGTAGTTCCTCAACATCTACGTTTCTAGTTGACGCATGCTGCTTAAGATTCAGACCTTCGATAAGGTTCTCAAAACACTCTCTATCGTTTTTGATGGCCAATCTTAGTTTGACATCAGGGCTCAAGAAGCCAGGCTGAGTTGTTGATACAACATCTGTCATTGTTTCTGTATGTACAATGCCTTTGTCAATCAACTGAAAAAGAAATTGATCCGCTAGAACTTTGCTTGGCGTAAAAGTGTAGGCTCCAATTGCATTTCTGGTAAAGGGTCGGCCGTCAGGAGGGGCTATTACCAATAACGCAGCTAGAGTGATCTTCTCGATAACCGTAAGCGTATTTAAATCACCAGACATACAGGCACTCTTTTCATTCTTTACCAACTGATTTAAACCCGCGTTCACATCGGAGGCCTCAACTTTGCTTAAGTCCCCTCTTTATTATCCGATGAATTAACCTTTTACAGATATCGAGCTCAAATTGCGGATTATAATCCGTGGTTATTTAATCGTAACCGGTTAACGAACCACACCCTCGTCAGCTAGTCGTGAATCCACTAAAGTATTCCCATCTAGGTTCCAAGGCAATAGTCTTTCGTAATCATCGACGGACTTGGCCTGGGGCAGCTCTTTCAAAATGTGGCGTAAGTAATGATAAGGCTCCAAACCGTTCGCACGGCAGGTTTCAATGATGCTGTAGATGCCCGCACTAGCATGGGCACCTTTTTCAGAGGCTGAAAAAATCCAATTTTTTCTTCCAATAACAAAGGGACGAATTGCATTTTCTACTGGGTTATTGTCGATAGGCAGTCTGCCATCATCACAATAGCGC contains these protein-coding regions:
- a CDS encoding chemotaxis protein CheA: MELEGALGTFYAESQELLESMEDALLRLDSGEYDSDVLNEIFRSAHTIKGSAGIFGLDHIVEFTHVVENILDRARDDEIRLEEELLNIIFKCRDHIAELINHDLEAFNDSPNLAQTGKQLLDGLIPWFKSNDADIHEKKIVDKVGLETEGATGDWHLSLRLSKDCLRNGMDPISFLNYLSSIGELRQIITLEDSLPDIEEFDAETLYLGYEISLQSNSSREEIENTFTFVREDSEIRIIPPNSTIEEYIALIEALPEDDKRIGEILVGCGAISSETLCKALQVQENETKSSNQSRKIGEVLVESSGLPEKVVNAAAEKQEDTKERKKPSSQLIRIDADRLDHLINLIGELVINRQRVNLLAGETRHESLIEAVGDLENFTEQLRDAALNLRMVQIGSTFQKFKRIVRDTAQELGKDINLILEGTETELDRLMVEKLGDPLTHIIRNAIDHGIEAKEQRLANGKSETGTIKMAAFHEAGSIVIEVSDDGGGIAPEKIRAKAVIKEIISEDANLSDQELLHLVFHPGFSTAESVTNLSGRGVGMDVVKRNVEALQGTIDINSKVGFGTRFQIRLPLTLAIIDGFHVQSGNTHFIVPQSSVVECTDLGSHEKMENRNCINVRGEMIPFIKLGDVFKISPSEGETASYLYREGKSASSHTENLVIARYGEFTAGIVADQLHGEIQTVVKPLGPIFKPLRGIGGSTLLGNGEIAFILDIPQLIESVISNEGTTFTVNE
- a CDS encoding chemotaxis protein CheW, translating into MSKDSSPDRSIDEPKNRRQFLTFCLNNEYFGMELHQTREILEYSDVTDVPLMPGFMSGVINLRGEVVPVIDLAIRLGRDPIKLHKRTCIVIIELHSYEQKHVLGLLVDSVSEVVELDTSDVEEAPAFGANIRAEFILGIAKKEEQFVILLDAEKTLSPIELASLVEAEFQATED
- a CDS encoding methyl-accepting chemotaxis protein, whose amino-acid sequence is MLTKIGLKIRIIFLGLLITSALTFLGVTSISELGEYHNSTKRNFDAVTSNVAILKEVNHAHLVFKTQVQEWKNVLLRGNDQKQYDKYYKRFLNSSDKVQGALSKAIEHSQSIGLDTSKLETVKKNHADLRTAYTKAIKEFDEKDKLAGQKVDKLVKGVDRPTSQTMKEVTEETETAFYELIESTGVSMESDYSDIKQASIIVMVIASVFVILVMIWIFWDLLKTLGGEPSYAARVVDSVANGNLDIRIDLHPKDKRSLLFRIDNMKEQLTQVIQEVRSSADSLASASEEVSSTSQSLAKGASVQSASVEQTSASVEEMSASIAQNNENASITDGMAQKAANEAKTGGKAVSETVEAMQKIADRISIVDDIAYQTNLLALNAAIEAGRAGDHGKGFAVVASEVRKLAERSQVAAQEISELAKESVKLAESAGNSLEEIVPSINKTADLVQEIAAASSEQTSGVQQINSAISQVSQTMQQNAAASEELSSTSEEMSAQAMRLQESVSYFSLNKSPKSSQAPFTTSTQNQTEQSNDLNSHRPGNPQDEDDQNFVSYS
- a CDS encoding CheR family methyltransferase — protein: MRLHEASNQLNIPSIEEFCLFQQFILKELGISLQPQKRAMLGHRLSKRLCHLKLDSFRDYYSLITDRCNSDEKQIALDLITTNETYFFREPKHFDFLSEMILHTYPKTRPFRVWSAACSTGEEPYSIAMLLEDKCPATWSLLATDVNCTVLKSARRAIYLDSRMSELSPQYRRRFCLKGQNAFSNHLRISPDLRTKVQFRHLNLLDDFKGIGKFELIFLRNVLIYFDESLKRKIILKIMTHLVPGGYLFVGHSESFHGIHPKLKTIQPAIMQFEPDIAS
- a CDS encoding IS1182 family transposase, whose amino-acid sequence is MAVQFKQLDRKTPYLLPPSVQDYLPEDHLACFVVEIVEQLDLSAFTDVYSGRGKKPYHPAMLVALLFYGYATGVFSSRKLEKAAYDSIAVRYICANSYPDHDTIATFRKRFLKEIEGLFVDILLIAETMGLLKLGTVSLDGTKIKANASKHKALSWEYANKLEEQLKAEVVELMQKAEEADNATLPEEMNVPEELARREQRLNTIAQAKKKIQARAKERFEREQAAYEEKVERRKCYEEETGKKPRGRQPVAPSEGPLPKDQVNLTDEESRIMPTQGGFEQAYNAQAGVDIETYLIVEQHLSQSPNDKLEVSSTLENLDQLPESLGAVRQLLADTGYFSEANTEKCESAGVEPLIPEKRHHHNLPLKERLAEDQEAPENPTAVAAMKHRLQTKAGREAYGQRKSTVETVFGIIKHVLGFRQFLLRGFDSVQSEWSLVCLAWNLKRIHALKVA
- a CDS encoding protein-glutamate methylesterase/protein-glutamine glutaminase; amino-acid sequence: MSIEVLVVDDSAVVRQVISKILNKAKDINVYDVASDPVFALGKMEKKWPDIIVLDIEMPRMDGITFLRKIMIDRPTPVVICSSLAVKGTELSLNALAAGAVDIITKPELGIKGFLEDAEKQIQHTVRNAAKANVSTRDAKLIRSVKTKPPEENILPDLTGMSKTTDRVIAIGTSTGGVQALEVVLTALPRTCPGIVIVQHMPEKFTEAFANRLNSICAIEVIEARSGDRIIPGRALIAPGGKHIEVERSGAQYITRVFSGPAVNRHCPSVDVLFRSVAKHVKQNATGIIMTGMGDDGAQGLLAMQSAGAQTIAQDEASCVVFGMPKEAIKLGAVNFEISLDQIADKI
- a CDS encoding putative metalloprotease CJM1_0395 family protein is translated as MQISQFSQFTKVPSSEAKSQQLAEKEQAVNAHIRAHKSIGGSITGPSNIQKTMSPDGQLYTSSGDVEIRTNIVDNDPETKLLRAKLIQRVALAPSDPSPQDYQVAQIGQQIESSTLTEKYRSIAATEESERADNDYNTSSFDLEYRPGGLINVTV
- the merR gene encoding Hg(II)-responsive transcriptional regulator, translated to MFSQLKRATEMSQTISKLAKKFNISVETVRFYERKGLITQPEKPTDGYRHYPEETAHRIRFIQRSKDLGFTLDEIAHLLSLADSPCSQVQALAEDKLAMVQSKMKGLKRLEKALEALLSQCNENDDDTHCPIIDSLQP
- a CDS encoding mercuric transporter MerT family protein, translated to MFNNHTNWSIIGGVAAAIGASLCCAGPLILLSIGVSGAWIANLTVLEPYRPYFIVAVVALLSWAGWQVFKPISQCKPGTACALPATRKKRQLIFILALIVAVGFVSSPYWIPLFA
- the merP gene encoding mercury resistance system periplasmic binding protein MerP — encoded protein: MKNLIVVSLAFLFSSFVLAEEQKTTLHIPSMNCSMCPITVKKALENVKGVSKAEVSYDTKQAVVMFDNKQTKIETLINATTNAGYPSQLKGEVSDE